A window of the Halobacterium hubeiense genome harbors these coding sequences:
- a CDS encoding transcriptional regulator codes for MSRSVLIENVTAMLADAGFTVSDRCATRPKSFDVAARRDEDVILVKILGNIDAFDAPTGAEMRRLGTYLDATPMVIGLRTRDEELKPGVVYFRHGVPVLSPDTAMDFFVEGVPPLIYAAPGGLYVNIDGDVLADRRQNEDLSLGQLANQLGVSRRTVSKYEDGMNASIEVAMELEELFGGDLTSPVSVMDGAEEVRDAEPTPDDPEADPEDVPVLSVLARVGFEVHPTDRAPFKAVSEDASGADRVLTGHSSFTDAAVKRARIMSSLGSITHTRAVYVVDEASRDSVDDTAIVEREELEDVEDSDEFRDLLADRGAQSEA; via the coding sequence ATGTCACGGTCGGTACTCATCGAGAACGTCACCGCCATGCTCGCGGACGCGGGGTTCACGGTGAGCGACCGGTGTGCGACGCGGCCCAAGAGCTTCGACGTGGCCGCCCGCCGCGACGAGGACGTCATCCTCGTGAAGATTCTGGGCAACATCGACGCCTTCGACGCGCCGACCGGCGCGGAGATGCGGCGGCTCGGCACCTACCTCGACGCCACCCCGATGGTCATCGGCCTGCGAACCCGTGACGAGGAACTCAAACCGGGCGTCGTCTACTTCCGCCACGGCGTCCCCGTGCTCAGCCCCGACACCGCGATGGACTTCTTCGTGGAGGGCGTCCCGCCGCTCATCTACGCGGCGCCGGGCGGCCTCTACGTGAACATCGACGGCGACGTGCTCGCGGACCGCCGGCAGAACGAGGACTTGAGCCTCGGCCAGCTCGCCAACCAGCTCGGCGTCTCCCGGCGCACCGTCTCGAAGTACGAGGACGGCATGAACGCCAGCATCGAGGTCGCGATGGAGCTGGAGGAGCTGTTCGGCGGCGACCTCACCTCGCCGGTGTCGGTGATGGACGGCGCGGAGGAAGTCCGGGACGCCGAACCCACCCCTGACGACCCCGAAGCCGACCCCGAGGACGTGCCCGTGCTCTCCGTGCTGGCGCGCGTCGGCTTCGAGGTCCACCCGACGGATCGCGCGCCGTTCAAAGCCGTCAGCGAGGACGCCTCCGGCGCGGACCGCGTGCTGACGGGGCACTCGTCGTTCACGGACGCCGCGGTCAAGCGCGCCCGCATCATGAGTTCGCTCGGCTCGATTACGCACACCCGCGCCGTCTACGTCGTCGACGAGGCCTCCCGGGACTCCGTGGACGACACCGCCATCGTCGAGCGCGAGGAACTCGAAGACGTCGAGGACTCCGACGAGTTCCGCGACCTGCTCGCCGACCGCGGCGCGCAGTCGGAAGCCTGA
- a CDS encoding potassium channel family protein has protein sequence MSGRVEYEPASVKALLAEMKDTAELLIDLSYSAVLHGSDDVAAEVLKLEERMDVLQLRARMSLLMAARNPEDAETLAPVLGVVGAAEKISDAAGDIAKVVLDDIRVPEAIRAALPEAVESLVRAELAADSDYAGRTLLDVNLETETGVRVLAIRRGGDWLLNPNRDTELLGGDVLLLRGPDERIGGVYETATGDAYEPPAVPEPAIDDLERAVDSVVTMKNMSELSVDLAYGAVLFDSTDLAAEVVELEAEVDALKSRFEAWTLRAASRVEDPVSLRGLVHIATATEVISDAAVEISEGVLRGLDTHVVVQEAVEESDEVIVRETVEADSALDGATLGGEEVATETGMRVIAVRRPDAETDEWVVQPGPETGIAAGDVLLAKGTRASADRLRDLASA, from the coding sequence ATGAGCGGCCGCGTCGAGTACGAGCCCGCGAGCGTGAAAGCCCTCCTCGCGGAGATGAAAGACACCGCCGAGCTCCTCATCGACCTCTCCTACTCGGCGGTGCTGCACGGCAGCGACGACGTGGCCGCGGAAGTCCTCAAGCTCGAAGAGCGCATGGACGTCCTCCAGTTGCGCGCGCGGATGAGCCTCCTGATGGCCGCGCGCAACCCCGAGGACGCGGAGACGCTCGCGCCGGTGCTGGGCGTCGTCGGCGCCGCCGAGAAGATTAGCGACGCCGCGGGCGACATCGCGAAGGTCGTCCTCGACGACATCCGCGTGCCCGAGGCGATTCGCGCGGCGCTCCCGGAGGCCGTCGAGTCGCTGGTGCGCGCGGAGCTGGCCGCCGACTCCGACTACGCGGGCCGCACGCTGCTGGACGTGAACCTCGAAACCGAGACCGGCGTGCGCGTGCTCGCGATTCGGCGCGGCGGCGACTGGCTGCTGAACCCCAACCGCGACACGGAACTGCTCGGCGGCGACGTGCTGTTGCTGCGCGGCCCCGACGAGCGCATCGGCGGCGTCTACGAGACCGCGACCGGCGACGCCTACGAGCCCCCGGCGGTCCCCGAGCCGGCCATCGACGACCTCGAACGCGCCGTCGACTCCGTGGTGACGATGAAGAACATGAGCGAGCTCTCCGTGGACCTCGCGTACGGCGCGGTGCTGTTCGACTCCACGGACCTCGCCGCGGAGGTCGTCGAACTGGAAGCCGAAGTAGACGCGCTGAAGTCCCGCTTCGAGGCGTGGACGCTGCGGGCGGCCAGCCGCGTCGAGGACCCCGTCTCGCTGCGCGGGCTCGTCCACATCGCCACCGCGACGGAGGTCATCAGCGACGCCGCGGTGGAAATCAGCGAGGGGGTGCTGCGCGGGCTGGACACCCACGTCGTCGTGCAGGAAGCCGTCGAGGAGTCCGACGAGGTCATCGTTCGGGAGACCGTCGAAGCCGACAGCGCGCTCGACGGCGCGACGCTCGGCGGGGAGGAGGTCGCGACCGAGACCGGGATGCGCGTCATCGCGGTGCGGCGGCCGGACGCCGAGACCGACGAGTGGGTCGTCCAGCCCGGCCCCGAGACCGGGATTGCGGCCGGCGACGTGCTGCTGGCGAAGGGGACGCGCGCGAGCGCCGACCGCCTCCGCGACCTCGCGTCCGCGTGA
- a CDS encoding DUF7536 family protein — protein MSERSERPADAASDRPGVDNFVRALGVVTQAKRGFAVGLLVAVATYYFFVVASGGSPYSTAYLVALAAVLAFTVGLLATFAFTAGAAYRLYRRLE, from the coding sequence ATGTCCGAGCGGTCCGAGCGGCCGGCCGACGCGGCGTCCGACCGCCCCGGCGTCGACAACTTCGTGCGCGCGCTCGGCGTCGTGACGCAGGCGAAACGCGGGTTCGCGGTCGGCCTGCTGGTCGCCGTCGCGACGTACTACTTCTTCGTCGTGGCGTCGGGCGGGTCGCCGTACTCGACGGCGTACCTGGTCGCGCTGGCGGCCGTGCTGGCGTTCACCGTCGGCCTGCTGGCGACGTTCGCGTTCACTGCCGGCGCTGCCTACCGGCTCTACCGCCGGCTGGAGTAG
- a CDS encoding DUF7511 domain-containing protein — MRPDRRTPDEAGVARETTDSETAAGRLAAHVEVQDGERACTLFPANADGDELVTSWVTAEGDAFVSVADCR, encoded by the coding sequence ATGCGCCCGGACCGCCGTACCCCCGACGAGGCTGGCGTCGCTCGCGAGACGACCGACAGCGAGACCGCTGCGGGCCGACTCGCCGCGCACGTCGAAGTGCAGGACGGCGAGCGGGCGTGTACCCTCTTCCCCGCGAACGCCGACGGCGACGAACTCGTCACCTCGTGGGTGACCGCGGAGGGCGACGCGTTCGTCTCCGTCGCGGACTGCCGGTAG
- the citZ gene encoding citrate synthase, with protein sequence MADELKKGLEGVLVAESELSYIDGDEGKLVYRGYTIEDLARGASYEEVLYLLWHGRLPNREELDAFSEEMTAHRELDDDVLDLVADLAAADEDPMAALRTAVSELSAFDPDADADPTDREANLRKGKRITAKIPTIVAAFTRLRDGDDPVAPRDDLSHAANFLYMLNDEEPDDVLADVFDQALVLHADHGLNASTFSSMVTSSTLADLHSAITSAVGTLGGSLHGGANANVMRMLQEIDESGKEPVDWVADALDEGRRVAGFGHRVYNVKDPRAKILGERSEELGEAAGDTKWYEMSVAIEEYVSEEKGLAPNVDFYSASTYYQMGIPVDIYTPIFAMSRVGGWIAHVLEQYEDNRLIRPRARYVGEEEQEFVPVDER encoded by the coding sequence ATGGCCGACGAACTCAAGAAGGGTCTGGAAGGTGTGCTCGTCGCGGAGTCCGAGCTGAGCTACATCGACGGCGACGAGGGCAAACTCGTCTACCGCGGGTACACCATTGAGGACCTCGCGCGCGGCGCGAGCTACGAGGAAGTCCTCTACCTGCTCTGGCACGGCCGCCTCCCCAACCGGGAGGAACTCGACGCGTTCAGCGAGGAGATGACCGCCCACCGCGAACTCGACGACGACGTCCTCGACCTCGTCGCGGACCTCGCGGCCGCCGACGAGGATCCGATGGCGGCGCTGCGCACTGCGGTCTCGGAGCTGTCGGCGTTCGACCCGGACGCCGACGCCGACCCCACGGACCGCGAGGCGAACCTCCGGAAGGGCAAGCGCATCACCGCCAAGATTCCCACCATCGTCGCGGCGTTCACGCGCCTGCGCGACGGCGACGACCCGGTCGCGCCCCGCGACGACCTGAGCCACGCGGCGAACTTCCTCTACATGCTCAACGACGAGGAGCCCGACGACGTGCTCGCGGACGTCTTCGACCAGGCGCTGGTCCTGCACGCCGACCACGGGCTGAACGCGTCGACGTTCTCCTCGATGGTCACGTCCAGCACGCTCGCGGACCTCCACTCCGCGATTACGTCGGCCGTCGGCACGCTCGGCGGCAGCCTCCACGGCGGCGCGAACGCGAACGTCATGCGGATGCTCCAGGAAATCGACGAGTCCGGCAAGGAGCCCGTCGACTGGGTCGCCGACGCCCTCGACGAGGGGCGTCGCGTCGCCGGGTTCGGCCACCGCGTCTACAACGTCAAGGACCCGCGCGCGAAGATTCTCGGCGAGCGCAGCGAGGAGCTCGGCGAGGCCGCCGGCGACACGAAGTGGTACGAGATGAGCGTCGCCATCGAGGAGTACGTCAGCGAGGAGAAGGGACTGGCGCCGAACGTCGACTTCTACTCCGCCTCGACGTACTACCAGATGGGCATCCCCGTGGACATCTACACGCCCATCTTCGCGATGTCCCGCGTCGGCGGCTGGATCGCTCACGTCCTCGAACAGTACGAGGACAACCGCCTCATCCGTCCGCGCGCCCGCTACGTCGGCGAGGAGGAACAGGAGTTCGTGCCGGTCGACGAGCGGTAA
- a CDS encoding glutaredoxin family protein: protein MTLELYKLPGCPYCAKVETKLDELGLDYVEHEVPSSHSERGEVEEVSGQTGVPVLVDTDHGIEGMPESDDIVEYLEETYGA, encoded by the coding sequence GTGACACTCGAACTCTACAAGCTCCCGGGCTGCCCGTACTGCGCGAAAGTCGAGACGAAGCTCGACGAACTCGGCCTCGACTACGTCGAACACGAGGTCCCGAGCTCGCACAGCGAGCGCGGCGAAGTCGAGGAGGTCAGCGGTCAGACCGGCGTCCCCGTCCTCGTAGACACCGACCACGGCATCGAGGGGATGCCCGAGAGCGACGACATCGTCGAATACCTCGAAGAGACGTACGGCGCGTAA
- a CDS encoding Rid family detoxifying hydrolase, producing the protein MKRIIDTPDAPAAVGAYSQATTDGDLVFTAGQIPLTPEGDLLDDEPIATQTRQSLENVKAILEAEGLTMQDVLKVSVYLDDIDDFDEMNDAYEEYFQDNPPARSALEVSALPKGAAVEIEAVAAQRD; encoded by the coding sequence ATGAAACGCATCATCGACACTCCCGACGCGCCCGCCGCGGTCGGCGCGTACAGCCAGGCGACGACCGACGGCGACCTCGTGTTCACCGCCGGCCAGATTCCCCTGACGCCGGAGGGCGACCTCCTCGACGACGAACCCATCGCCACCCAGACCCGACAGAGCCTCGAGAACGTCAAGGCCATCCTCGAAGCCGAGGGCCTCACGATGCAGGACGTGCTCAAGGTATCGGTGTACCTCGACGACATCGACGACTTCGACGAGATGAACGACGCGTACGAGGAGTACTTCCAGGACAACCCGCCCGCCCGCTCCGCGCTGGAAGTGTCGGCGCTCCCGAAGGGCGCGGCCGTCGAAATCGAAGCCGTCGCCGCCCAGCGCGACTAG
- a CDS encoding succinylglutamate desuccinylase/aspartoacylase family protein — protein MTTLGTASADPGEFDTGRLTVGEMRDGTAVGLPVAVVNGERDGKTLYMQAASDGDELNGVGVLRRVLPQLDPAELAGEVRVVGVTNFHAFQVAEHRNPIDDTKLNRAYPGSANGSSSERIAHATFSAAEDADLILDLHQGSTSRMLNEVRVRCGRHHRLHGDCLELAKVFGCGHVLDQKGPEGQLARAGPAEGIPTVDPELGGAVGFDEESIQYGVDGVFNVLRYYGFLDGDVETERQTRAKDFDRYGSPVGGIVEYKQALGDDVRAGDTLFEVTDVFGTLKATVTADNDGVFWRSRRLPQVATGEYVCSVGTDVDKY, from the coding sequence ATGACTACGCTCGGCACGGCGTCCGCGGACCCCGGGGAGTTCGACACCGGTCGGCTCACCGTGGGCGAGATGCGGGACGGCACCGCAGTCGGCCTCCCGGTCGCGGTCGTGAACGGCGAACGCGACGGGAAGACCCTCTACATGCAGGCCGCAAGCGACGGCGACGAACTGAACGGCGTCGGCGTGCTCCGCCGCGTCCTCCCCCAGCTGGACCCCGCCGAGCTCGCGGGCGAAGTCCGCGTCGTCGGCGTCACGAACTTCCACGCGTTCCAGGTCGCGGAGCACCGCAACCCCATCGACGACACGAAGCTCAATCGCGCGTACCCCGGCAGCGCGAACGGTTCGTCCTCCGAGCGCATCGCCCACGCCACCTTCTCCGCCGCCGAGGACGCCGACCTCATTCTGGACCTCCACCAGGGCTCGACCTCCCGGATGCTCAACGAGGTGCGCGTGCGCTGCGGCCGCCACCACCGCCTCCACGGCGACTGCCTCGAACTCGCGAAGGTGTTCGGCTGCGGCCACGTCCTCGACCAGAAGGGCCCCGAGGGACAGCTCGCGCGCGCCGGCCCCGCCGAAGGTATCCCCACCGTCGACCCCGAACTCGGCGGCGCCGTCGGCTTCGACGAGGAATCCATCCAGTACGGCGTCGACGGCGTGTTCAACGTCCTCCGCTACTACGGCTTCCTCGACGGCGACGTCGAGACCGAGCGTCAGACCCGCGCGAAGGACTTCGACCGCTACGGCTCCCCCGTCGGCGGCATCGTCGAGTACAAGCAGGCCCTCGGCGACGACGTCCGCGCCGGCGACACCCTCTTCGAAGTGACCGACGTCTTCGGCACTCTCAAAGCCACCGTCACCGCCGACAACGACGGCGTCTTCTGGCGCTCCCGGCGGCTCCCGCAGGTCGCCACCGGCGAGTACGTCTGTTCCGTGGGGACGGACGTGGACAAATACTAA
- the ilvA gene encoding threonine ammonia-lyase translates to MIALDDVLDARERVADVARHTPLDYSNTFSRMTGAEVHLKLECFQRTGSFKIRGATNRVRTLSETERDAGVVTASAGNHAQGVALAASRSGVDSKVVMPETAPISKIKATKSYGAEVVLHGIDYDAAQTHAHELEDEEGRTYVHAFDDEHVMAGQGTLGLEIVDDLPELDTVVVPIGGGGLISGVATAVKAHDPDVRVVGVQAEGASTVASSLQKGEPQAVDSVDTIADGIAVRRVGEQTFPVIRERVDEVVTVSDDEIATALMLLLERGKTLVEGAGATPLAALLEGKFVYEDDEVIVPALCGGNIDLNLLTTVIMRGLVDQGRYVKVRTVLKDRPGALNDLLDIVADERANIYAIQHDRTNRDIAMNATEVELDLETRGPEHVDALLNRIREEGFEVTVLNGPRPQ, encoded by the coding sequence ATGATCGCACTCGACGACGTGCTCGACGCCCGCGAGCGCGTCGCTGACGTCGCTCGACACACCCCGCTGGACTACTCCAACACGTTCTCCCGGATGACCGGCGCGGAGGTCCACCTGAAACTGGAGTGCTTCCAGCGGACGGGCTCGTTCAAGATTCGCGGCGCAACCAACCGCGTCCGCACGCTCTCGGAGACCGAGCGCGACGCCGGCGTCGTCACCGCCTCCGCGGGCAACCACGCGCAGGGCGTCGCGCTGGCGGCCTCCCGGTCGGGCGTCGATTCGAAGGTGGTGATGCCCGAGACCGCCCCCATCTCGAAAATCAAGGCGACGAAGAGCTACGGCGCGGAGGTCGTCCTCCACGGCATCGACTACGACGCCGCCCAGACGCACGCCCACGAACTCGAAGACGAGGAGGGTCGCACCTACGTCCACGCGTTCGACGACGAGCACGTGATGGCCGGACAGGGGACGCTCGGCCTCGAAATCGTGGACGACCTCCCCGAACTCGACACTGTCGTCGTCCCCATCGGCGGCGGTGGGCTCATCTCCGGCGTGGCGACCGCCGTGAAGGCCCACGACCCCGACGTTCGCGTCGTCGGCGTGCAAGCCGAAGGCGCCTCAACTGTGGCCTCCTCGCTCCAGAAGGGCGAGCCGCAGGCCGTCGATTCCGTGGACACCATCGCGGACGGCATCGCCGTGCGCCGGGTCGGCGAGCAGACGTTCCCGGTCATCCGCGAGCGCGTCGACGAGGTCGTCACCGTCTCCGACGACGAAATCGCGACCGCGCTGATGCTGCTGCTCGAACGCGGGAAGACGCTCGTCGAGGGCGCGGGCGCGACGCCGCTGGCCGCGCTGCTGGAGGGGAAGTTCGTCTACGAAGACGACGAGGTCATCGTGCCCGCGCTCTGCGGCGGGAACATCGACCTCAACCTCCTCACGACGGTCATCATGCGCGGGCTCGTCGACCAGGGCCGCTACGTGAAGGTCCGCACCGTCCTGAAGGACCGCCCGGGCGCGCTCAACGACCTCCTCGACATCGTCGCGGACGAGCGCGCGAACATCTACGCCATCCAGCACGACCGTACGAACCGCGACATTGCGATGAACGCCACCGAGGTCGAACTCGACCTCGAAACGCGGGGCCCCGAGCACGTGGACGCCCTCCTGAACCGCATCCGCGAGGAGGGCTTCGAGGTCACTGTCCTCAACGGCCCGCGGCCCCAGTAG
- a CDS encoding NCS2 family permease, protein MGLADYFALDDHDTDVRTETLAGVTTFFAMSYIVLVNPATLGQAISIPGYTGDQVQQMLAVVTILSAFVATTVMALYANRPFAQAPGLGLNAFFAYTVVIGLGIPWQVALAAVFVEGIIFILLTAAGARKAIIRAFPEPVKLAVGAGIGGFLALIGLQEMGVVAADQATMVTLGQIATDPAATLAVAGLFFTLALYARGVPGSIVVGILGTTVAAYVIEWAGVVAPGTLTTSITGAQYDITPLAGAFVDGLVGAPAEGIDVFAFALIVFTFFFVDFFDTAGTLVGVGQVAGFLDEDGNFPDIDKPLMADAIGTTVGSMLGTSTVTTYIESATGVEEGGRTGLTALVVALLFLASLVVVPLAAIVPLYASHIALVVVGVIMLANVTDVAWDDMTYAIPAGLTVFVMPFTYNIGYGIAAGIVSYPVVKVAVGEYDEVSAGQWLLALAFVVYFYVRTSGTLAAAV, encoded by the coding sequence ATGGGGCTCGCTGACTACTTCGCACTCGACGACCACGACACCGACGTCCGGACCGAGACGCTCGCGGGCGTGACGACGTTCTTCGCGATGTCGTACATCGTCCTCGTCAACCCAGCGACGCTCGGGCAGGCAATCTCCATCCCCGGGTACACCGGCGACCAAGTCCAGCAGATGCTGGCGGTCGTCACCATCCTCTCGGCGTTCGTCGCGACCACGGTGATGGCGCTGTACGCCAACCGCCCGTTCGCGCAAGCGCCCGGCCTCGGGCTCAACGCCTTCTTCGCGTACACCGTCGTCATCGGGCTCGGCATCCCGTGGCAGGTCGCGCTCGCCGCGGTGTTCGTCGAAGGCATCATCTTCATCCTGCTGACCGCCGCCGGCGCCCGCAAGGCCATCATCCGCGCGTTCCCCGAACCCGTCAAGCTCGCGGTCGGCGCGGGCATCGGCGGCTTCCTCGCGCTCATCGGCCTCCAGGAGATGGGCGTCGTCGCCGCCGACCAGGCGACGATGGTCACGCTCGGCCAAATCGCCACCGACCCCGCCGCGACGCTGGCCGTCGCCGGGCTGTTCTTCACGCTCGCGCTGTACGCCCGCGGCGTCCCCGGCTCCATCGTCGTCGGCATCCTCGGCACGACGGTCGCCGCCTACGTCATCGAGTGGGCCGGCGTCGTCGCGCCGGGCACGCTCACGACGTCCATCACGGGCGCCCAGTACGACATCACGCCGCTGGCGGGCGCGTTCGTGGACGGGCTCGTCGGCGCGCCCGCGGAGGGCATCGACGTGTTCGCGTTCGCGCTCATCGTGTTCACGTTCTTCTTCGTGGACTTCTTCGACACCGCCGGCACGCTCGTCGGCGTCGGACAGGTCGCGGGCTTCCTCGACGAGGACGGCAACTTCCCGGACATCGACAAGCCGCTGATGGCCGACGCAATCGGCACCACGGTCGGCAGCATGCTCGGGACCTCGACGGTCACCACGTACATCGAGTCCGCGACCGGCGTCGAAGAGGGCGGCCGCACCGGCCTCACCGCGCTCGTCGTTGCGCTGCTGTTCCTCGCGAGCCTCGTGGTCGTCCCGCTGGCGGCCATCGTCCCGCTGTACGCCAGCCACATCGCGCTGGTCGTCGTCGGCGTCATCATGCTCGCGAACGTCACCGACGTCGCGTGGGACGACATGACGTACGCGATTCCCGCCGGCCTCACCGTCTTCGTGATGCCGTTCACGTACAACATCGGCTACGGCATCGCCGCCGGCATCGTCTCCTACCCCGTCGTGAAGGTCGCCGTCGGCGAGTACGACGAGGTCTCCGCCGGCCAGTGGCTGCTCGCGCTCGCATTCGTCGTCTACTTCTACGTCCGCACCAGCGGCACGCTCGCTGCCGCGGTCTGA
- a CDS encoding tRNA(Ile)(2)-agmatinylcytidine synthase: MTVVALDDTDSRDRGMCTTYAAHLVAERLRERGASVERVLLVRLNPAVEYKTRGNAALAVHADVDPGVGLAVAEEVVGEVAETDDPRTNPGVVVAPEADAPEPITEFAERAMRAHLDPGEAKSLAAAHGYETAQWENGRGVVGALAAVGAWTAFEDWTHERIDYREPDRWGTERDVDAESVFAAANAAYPDAWDTVDREEGELVCVPHTPGPILYGIRGDDAETVADLADSIESEPVHASELFVTNQGTDAHLRAADVADLEDGRAYRTDATVVGEPETRRGGHVFVPVEDDGARVECAAFEPTKRFRDRVRALRPGDRVTVCGEVSDGTLKLEKFAVRSLNETESVTPQCPDCGTSMESAGAGQGYRCRDCGTSAPGKVERAVDRDLDAGWYEVPPCARRHVAKPLIRGDWDAPTHPER, encoded by the coding sequence ATGACGGTCGTCGCCCTCGACGACACGGACTCCCGCGACCGCGGGATGTGTACGACGTACGCCGCTCACCTCGTCGCCGAGCGGCTGCGCGAGCGCGGGGCGAGCGTCGAGCGCGTGCTGCTCGTGCGCCTGAACCCTGCCGTCGAGTACAAGACCCGCGGGAACGCCGCGCTCGCCGTCCACGCCGACGTCGACCCCGGAGTGGGGTTGGCCGTCGCGGAGGAGGTCGTCGGCGAGGTCGCGGAGACTGACGACCCCCGGACGAACCCGGGCGTCGTGGTCGCGCCCGAAGCCGACGCGCCCGAGCCAATCACGGAGTTCGCCGAGCGCGCGATGCGAGCGCACCTCGACCCCGGCGAGGCGAAGTCGCTGGCGGCCGCACACGGCTACGAGACCGCACAGTGGGAGAACGGCCGCGGCGTCGTCGGCGCGCTCGCCGCCGTCGGCGCGTGGACGGCCTTCGAGGACTGGACGCACGAGCGCATCGACTACCGCGAGCCGGACCGCTGGGGGACCGAGCGCGACGTGGACGCCGAGAGCGTGTTCGCCGCCGCGAACGCCGCCTACCCTGACGCGTGGGACACCGTGGACCGCGAGGAGGGCGAGCTGGTCTGCGTGCCGCACACGCCCGGCCCCATCCTCTACGGCATCCGGGGCGACGACGCCGAGACCGTCGCCGACCTCGCGGATTCCATCGAGAGCGAGCCGGTCCACGCCAGCGAGCTGTTCGTGACGAATCAGGGGACTGATGCCCACCTCCGCGCGGCCGACGTCGCTGACCTCGAAGACGGCCGCGCGTACCGCACGGACGCGACCGTCGTCGGGGAGCCCGAGACGCGGCGCGGCGGCCACGTCTTCGTCCCGGTGGAGGACGACGGTGCGCGCGTGGAGTGCGCGGCGTTCGAGCCGACCAAGCGGTTCCGCGACCGCGTGCGCGCGCTCCGACCCGGCGACCGCGTCACGGTCTGCGGCGAGGTCAGCGACGGCACGCTCAAGTTAGAGAAGTTCGCCGTCAGGAGCCTGAACGAGACGGAGTCGGTGACGCCGCAGTGCCCGGACTGCGGGACGTCGATGGAGAGCGCGGGCGCCGGGCAGGGCTACCGCTGCCGGGACTGCGGGACGAGCGCGCCCGGGAAAGTCGAGCGCGCCGTCGACCGCGACCTCGACGCGGGCTGGTACGAGGTGCCGCCGTGCGCGCGCCGCCACGTCGCCAAGCCCCTGATTCGGGGCGACTGGGACGCCCCGACTCACCCCGAGCGGTAG
- a CDS encoding pyridoxal-phosphate dependent enzyme, which produces MLECRSCGRTYESGSSEPWRCECGHALDFAEQPLPDSDEPDIDPREGLWAFDEFLPIGAEVTLGEGWTPLAESENWDAQFKLDYVFPSGSYKDRGASLTLSRAAELGVERVVEDSSGNAGAAIAQYAARAGIDADIYVPADAKQSKLDAIEAAGANAVRIEGSRQDVTDACVDEAVGGDAWYASHAWNPAFYAGTSTFALELAAQRDWTAPDAVVLPLGHGTLFLGAYRGFRALEAAGWTESVPRLLGVQATGVAPLVEELHGAEEAGMNDVADGIQIRAPAREDQILDAIEATDGDAIACNAEATERALDALHERGFYVEPTSAVGVAGLEAYRERGVLERDDDVVVALTGSGLKK; this is translated from the coding sequence ATGCTCGAATGCCGTTCCTGCGGTCGAACCTACGAATCCGGCTCGTCAGAGCCGTGGCGCTGCGAGTGCGGGCACGCGCTGGACTTCGCCGAGCAGCCGCTGCCGGACAGCGACGAGCCGGACATCGACCCCCGCGAGGGCCTGTGGGCGTTCGACGAGTTCCTGCCGATTGGCGCGGAGGTCACGCTCGGGGAGGGGTGGACGCCGCTGGCCGAGTCCGAGAACTGGGACGCGCAGTTCAAGCTGGACTACGTGTTCCCGTCGGGGAGCTACAAGGACCGCGGCGCGTCGCTGACGCTGTCGCGGGCGGCCGAACTGGGCGTCGAGCGCGTCGTGGAGGACTCCTCGGGGAACGCCGGGGCGGCCATCGCGCAGTACGCCGCGCGCGCCGGTATCGACGCCGACATCTACGTGCCGGCGGACGCGAAGCAGTCGAAACTCGACGCCATCGAGGCCGCGGGCGCAAACGCGGTGCGAATCGAGGGAAGCCGGCAGGACGTGACCGACGCCTGCGTAGACGAAGCGGTCGGTGGGGACGCGTGGTACGCGAGCCACGCGTGGAACCCGGCGTTCTACGCGGGGACGTCCACGTTCGCGCTCGAACTCGCGGCGCAACGCGACTGGACGGCGCCGGACGCGGTGGTGCTGCCGCTCGGGCACGGGACGCTGTTCCTCGGCGCGTACCGCGGCTTCCGCGCGCTCGAAGCGGCGGGCTGGACGGAGTCGGTGCCGCGGCTGCTCGGCGTGCAGGCGACCGGCGTCGCGCCACTCGTCGAGGAACTCCACGGCGCCGAGGAAGCGGGGATGAACGACGTCGCGGACGGCATCCAGATTCGAGCGCCCGCGCGCGAGGACCAGATACTGGACGCCATCGAGGCGACCGACGGCGACGCCATCGCGTGCAACGCCGAGGCGACCGAAAGAGCGCTGGACGCGCTCCACGAGCGCGGGTTCTACGTGGAGCCGACGAGCGCGGTGGGTGTCGCCGGCCTCGAAGCGTACCGGGAGCGCGGCGTCCTCGAACGCGACGACGACGTTGTCGTCGCGCTGACGGGCAGCGGCCTGAAGAAGTGA
- a CDS encoding TRAM domain-containing protein, whose product MSSDTPVPVEEDEEYVVDVESIGEEGDGVAHVDDFVVLVPEGDMGDRVRVRIDRVTPDYAMAELLDHESDVA is encoded by the coding sequence ATGAGTTCGGACACGCCCGTACCGGTCGAGGAGGACGAGGAGTACGTCGTGGACGTCGAGAGCATCGGCGAGGAGGGCGACGGCGTCGCGCACGTCGACGACTTCGTGGTGCTGGTGCCCGAGGGCGACATGGGCGACCGGGTGCGGGTGCGCATCGACCGCGTGACGCCCGACTACGCGATGGCGGAGCTACTCGACCACGAGTCCGACGTCGCGTAA